One window from the genome of [Mycobacterium] stephanolepidis encodes:
- a CDS encoding ABC transporter ATP-binding protein, with amino-acid sequence MLTHLIRLIPPTHRNSLYTYSALSVLSVVLRAAGCLLLVPLLGALFGTTPTDALPWLGVLTAVTVGGWIVDTALARLGYRIGFALLNDSQHQVADRLTHIPLSWFTAEHTAMARQAISSGGPDLVGFIANLLTPMIGAVLLPAAITIGLFFISWKLGVAALITLPLLLGTLLASIRIVRTADEADTKAHSALTERILEFARTQAALRASRRVSPARSQAGQAVATARGATMRLLLFQIPGQLLFSIVSQITLILLAGTATALAVRGEIGAPEAVALMVIVVRFLEPFTVLAGLGGAVENSRGVFERLNTIITTEAADQPGDAVASADTPAPRIEFRNVTFRYDSTGEHVLKDINFILEPAATTAVIGPSGSGKSTILALIAGLQQPESGQILIDGTDVATLDTASRRSLVSMVFQHPYLFDGPIRDNVLVGHPTAADEEARGAMALARVDEIIERLPDAEQSRVGEAGTALSGGERQRVSIARALIKPAPVLLIDEATSALDTENETAITDAINNDPRPRTKIMIAHRLNAIRNADHVLFINNGHIIEQGSITELSSLGGRFAEFWRQQESTTGWRITTNAN; translated from the coding sequence ATGCTGACCCACCTCATTCGCCTCATCCCCCCCACACACCGCAACTCCCTCTACACCTACAGCGCGCTCTCGGTGCTGTCCGTGGTTTTACGCGCCGCGGGCTGCCTGCTTCTCGTTCCGCTGCTCGGCGCCCTGTTCGGCACCACCCCCACCGACGCACTGCCCTGGCTCGGAGTACTCACCGCGGTCACCGTCGGCGGCTGGATCGTCGACACCGCGCTGGCCCGCCTCGGCTACCGCATCGGATTCGCCCTACTCAACGACTCACAACACCAAGTCGCCGACCGGCTCACCCACATCCCACTGAGCTGGTTCACCGCCGAACACACCGCCATGGCCCGCCAGGCGATCTCCTCCGGCGGCCCCGACCTCGTCGGATTCATCGCCAACCTACTGACCCCGATGATCGGGGCGGTGTTGTTACCGGCAGCCATCACCATCGGATTGTTCTTCATCTCGTGGAAGCTCGGTGTTGCGGCGCTCATCACCCTGCCGCTGCTCCTGGGCACGTTGCTGGCCAGCATCCGCATCGTGCGCACCGCCGACGAAGCAGACACCAAAGCCCACAGCGCACTGACCGAACGCATCCTGGAATTCGCACGCACCCAAGCCGCCCTACGAGCCAGCCGACGCGTCAGCCCCGCCCGCAGCCAGGCCGGCCAAGCCGTCGCGACAGCACGTGGTGCGACCATGCGGCTCTTACTCTTTCAGATCCCCGGTCAGCTGCTGTTCAGCATCGTCAGCCAAATCACCCTCATCCTGCTCGCCGGCACCGCGACAGCCCTGGCGGTGCGCGGCGAGATCGGGGCACCCGAAGCCGTCGCACTCATGGTCATCGTGGTCCGATTCCTAGAACCATTCACCGTGCTGGCGGGCCTGGGCGGGGCCGTCGAGAACTCACGTGGCGTGTTCGAGCGCCTCAACACCATCATCACCACCGAGGCGGCCGATCAGCCCGGAGATGCCGTCGCATCCGCCGACACCCCCGCCCCACGCATCGAATTCCGCAACGTCACCTTCCGGTATGACAGCACCGGCGAACACGTCCTCAAAGACATCAACTTCATCCTCGAACCCGCTGCCACCACCGCCGTCATCGGGCCATCTGGATCCGGGAAGAGCACCATCCTCGCCCTCATCGCCGGGCTACAACAACCAGAAAGCGGCCAAATCCTCATCGACGGAACCGATGTCGCAACATTGGACACCGCCAGCCGCCGCTCCCTGGTCAGCATGGTGTTCCAACACCCCTACCTCTTCGATGGGCCGATTCGCGACAACGTTCTCGTCGGGCACCCCACGGCCGCTGACGAGGAGGCGCGCGGAGCGATGGCGCTGGCTCGCGTCGACGAGATCATCGAACGCCTGCCCGATGCCGAACAATCCCGCGTCGGCGAAGCCGGCACCGCCCTATCCGGCGGTGAACGCCAACGCGTCAGCATCGCCCGCGCACTCATCAAACCCGCCCCCGTCCTGCTCATCGACGAAGCCACCAGCGCCCTGGACACCGAAAACGAAACCGCAATCACCGACGCCATCAACAACGACCCACGCCCCCGCACCAAAATCATGATCGCCCACCGGCTCAACGCGATCCGCAACGCCGATCACGTGCTCTTCATCAACAACGGCCACATCATCGAACAAGGCTCGATCACCGAACTCAGCTCCCTCGGAGGCCGTTTCGCAGAATTCTGGCGCCAGCAAGAATCCACCACCGGATGGCGCATCACCACAAACGCCAACTAA
- a CDS encoding PPE domain-containing protein, giving the protein MSAPIWMAFPPEVHSALLSAGPGPGPMLASAAQWQALSTEYATAATELTQLLGSAAAGAWQGPSAAQYVASHAPYLTWLTQQSAASASNAALQEASAAAYTTALAAMPTLPELAMNHTIHGILLGTNFFGINTIPLALNEADYLRMWVQAATTMGVYQGVSSTAVASAPPATPSPPIMEPAGLMLRMADMSGLAAQAQAAESGSALDSSNSVIDQLMDFFRDPLGTLIRIIGDFIRNPGAALATWLPFLLVLASMTYVLFAQVFWLFWAALLSAPLWLPLLILAAWQYLQPPAVEAPADEVQPELRNTAPVQREHIESLPAIALAPTGVPVPTGTAPAPSAPAPAPAPTTATAAFTPYLVGVRPEEPPAVRFGPTLNEGSKAQAPASGISAAAAAAASARSRARRKRGARVKDPAPQYMDMNVTVDADFGEPPRSTQSQSTASTRGTGHLGLAGTISKTTAAPTAAGLVARENVGNDTGAMDGTRTTPMLPTTWSTDPDETPSPPTPDEH; this is encoded by the coding sequence ATGTCGGCGCCCATATGGATGGCGTTTCCCCCGGAAGTACATTCGGCACTGCTCAGCGCTGGCCCAGGCCCCGGCCCGATGCTGGCTTCCGCAGCGCAGTGGCAAGCACTATCGACCGAGTACGCCACGGCAGCAACGGAGTTGACCCAGCTGCTGGGCTCGGCCGCAGCAGGGGCATGGCAGGGGCCCAGCGCCGCCCAATATGTGGCCAGCCATGCGCCCTACTTGACTTGGCTGACTCAGCAGAGCGCAGCGAGCGCCTCCAACGCAGCACTGCAGGAAGCAAGCGCCGCGGCCTACACCACAGCCTTGGCGGCCATGCCGACCTTGCCCGAATTGGCGATGAACCACACGATTCACGGCATCTTGTTGGGCACAAACTTCTTTGGGATCAACACGATCCCACTCGCGCTCAACGAGGCCGACTATCTGCGCATGTGGGTACAGGCTGCCACCACCATGGGTGTCTACCAAGGGGTTTCGAGCACCGCGGTGGCGTCGGCGCCTCCGGCGACTCCTTCTCCGCCCATCATGGAGCCCGCCGGCCTGATGTTGCGCATGGCTGACATGTCCGGACTCGCAGCACAGGCTCAAGCCGCGGAATCCGGTTCGGCGTTGGACAGCAGCAACAGCGTCATCGATCAGCTGATGGATTTCTTCCGCGACCCGCTGGGCACGCTGATCCGAATCATCGGAGATTTCATCCGCAACCCGGGGGCCGCATTGGCCACCTGGCTGCCGTTCCTGCTGGTACTCGCTTCAATGACGTACGTGCTATTCGCACAGGTGTTTTGGCTGTTCTGGGCAGCATTGCTCTCAGCACCACTGTGGCTGCCGCTACTGATCTTGGCGGCCTGGCAGTATCTGCAGCCCCCCGCCGTCGAGGCACCGGCCGATGAAGTTCAGCCTGAGCTCCGCAATACCGCCCCCGTGCAGCGCGAGCACATTGAGTCCCTTCCTGCGATCGCGTTGGCGCCCACGGGCGTTCCGGTACCGACTGGAACGGCACCTGCACCATCGGCCCCGGCTCCGGCTCCGGCCCCCACCACCGCCACCGCGGCGTTTACGCCTTACCTCGTCGGCGTGAGACCCGAAGAACCACCAGCCGTTCGTTTCGGACCGACCCTCAACGAGGGCAGCAAGGCCCAGGCCCCGGCCTCCGGAATCTCTGCGGCAGCCGCCGCGGCGGCATCTGCCCGCTCGCGAGCCCGGCGCAAACGTGGTGCACGAGTGAAAGACCCAGCACCGCAGTACATGGACATGAATGTGACCGTCGACGCCGATTTCGGCGAGCCGCCGAGATCCACGCAAAGCCAAAGCACCGCGTCAACCCGCGGCACGGGACACCTCGGGTTGGCCGGCACCATCTCGAAGACCACCGCCGCCCCCACGGCGGCCGGGCTCGTCGCCCGCGAAAACGTCGGCAACGACACCGGTGCGATGGATGGCACCAGGACGACACCCATGCTCCCCACCACATGGAGCACAGATCCCGATGAAACCCCCTCTCCGCCAACACCGGATGAGCACTGA
- a CDS encoding AzlC family ABC transporter permease has protein sequence MNQEVLPPQSRHRDELVKAVSHAGVVWAGLFALGIGLGVVVTSHGLPWWLAPIISGVLFAGSVEFILIGMLSAGASVPAIALTTFLVNSRHLFYGMSFPLDRVASRLGKSYSMFALCDEAYALITALDHRALSSRRILWTQCGLHLSWVAGATTGGLAGASFLSGLKGLDFVLIAMFLVLVLDTYRLRPDIPGIALAMVAALAALAIAPGAMILVAMCCYTVTLVVRHHLSRSGTEDRAGHA, from the coding sequence ATGAATCAGGAGGTGTTGCCGCCGCAGTCTCGACACCGGGATGAGCTGGTCAAAGCAGTCAGCCACGCTGGTGTTGTCTGGGCGGGGTTGTTTGCCCTCGGTATCGGATTAGGCGTCGTGGTCACCTCTCACGGGCTCCCCTGGTGGCTGGCACCGATCATCTCCGGAGTCCTGTTCGCCGGCTCGGTCGAGTTCATCTTGATCGGCATGCTGTCCGCGGGCGCATCAGTGCCGGCCATAGCGCTGACGACATTCCTGGTGAATTCCCGCCATCTCTTCTACGGGATGTCATTCCCCCTTGACCGAGTCGCCAGCCGACTGGGCAAGTCGTACAGCATGTTCGCGCTATGTGACGAGGCCTACGCATTGATCACCGCGCTGGACCACCGGGCGTTGAGCTCGCGCCGGATTCTGTGGACCCAATGCGGTCTGCACCTTTCGTGGGTTGCCGGGGCGACCACCGGCGGTCTCGCCGGAGCCTCCTTCCTCAGCGGACTGAAGGGGCTGGATTTCGTGCTCATCGCCATGTTCTTGGTGCTCGTTCTTGACACCTACCGTTTGCGGCCGGATATCCCGGGTATCGCGCTCGCGATGGTGGCGGCACTCGCGGCACTGGCGATCGCCCCTGGCGCGATGATTCTCGTGGCCATGTGCTGTTACACCGTCACTCTTGTTGTCCGGCACCACCTCAGCCGTTCCGGTACGGAAGACCGGGCAGGCCATGCCTGA
- a CDS encoding TetR/AcrR family transcriptional regulator, with the protein MLNTRLQPRKQPRQDRAGATRRRILDAAAHVFADFGYAAGTTNRIAERADISIGSLYQYFPNKDSILVELMTAHTEEGFALIQRHLSAGLPNSIEDTLRVFIRAAIDNHRDNPRLHRVLFEEAPRPPEFLAMLHRSEDAVVAAAETLLATHPEVRIAETAMAARMVVATIESLVHRLVAGPRPVDTQLFEDQLVDMLTRYLTH; encoded by the coding sequence ATGCTCAACACCCGGCTACAGCCACGCAAGCAGCCACGACAGGACCGCGCAGGGGCCACCCGGCGGCGCATCCTCGATGCGGCTGCTCACGTTTTCGCCGACTTCGGTTACGCCGCCGGGACCACCAATCGCATCGCCGAGCGGGCCGATATCTCGATCGGCTCGCTGTATCAGTACTTCCCCAACAAGGACTCCATCCTCGTCGAGTTGATGACCGCGCACACCGAGGAAGGGTTCGCCCTCATCCAGCGGCATCTGTCTGCGGGACTGCCCAATTCGATCGAAGACACCCTGCGAGTCTTTATCAGGGCAGCCATCGACAACCATCGCGACAACCCACGGTTGCACCGGGTGCTCTTTGAAGAGGCGCCGCGCCCACCCGAGTTCCTGGCCATGCTGCACCGGTCGGAAGATGCCGTCGTCGCTGCGGCCGAGACGCTCCTGGCAACACACCCCGAGGTCCGGATAGCCGAAACAGCCATGGCGGCAAGGATGGTGGTGGCGACCATCGAGTCACTGGTACACCGCCTGGTGGCCGGTCCACGGCCGGTCGATACGCAGCTGTTCGAGGACCAGCTGGTCGATATGTTGACGCGGTACCTGACTCACTGA
- a CDS encoding Lrp/AsnC family transcriptional regulator, whose amino-acid sequence MDRLDHAIIDQLQVSGRLTNQELADRVGLTPAPCLRRVRRLEAEGVITGYTALVNPAALGRDFEVIIYADLVAKDLATVASFEERLVAMDEVAELRRMFGIPDYFIRVQTADLAAYEQWLSIKLMGDPAIARVDSRLTMKLLKSRR is encoded by the coding sequence ATGGACAGGCTTGATCACGCAATAATCGATCAGCTGCAGGTTAGCGGTCGCCTGACGAATCAGGAGTTGGCTGACCGAGTCGGCCTCACCCCGGCCCCGTGCTTGCGACGCGTCCGCCGTTTGGAGGCCGAGGGCGTCATCACCGGCTACACCGCGTTGGTGAATCCAGCGGCACTGGGGCGCGACTTCGAGGTGATCATCTACGCCGATCTCGTGGCCAAAGACCTCGCCACTGTGGCGTCTTTCGAGGAGCGCCTAGTCGCGATGGACGAAGTCGCCGAACTCAGGCGCATGTTCGGTATTCCCGACTACTTCATCCGGGTGCAGACCGCCGACCTAGCGGCCTATGAGCAGTGGTTGAGCATCAAGCTCATGGGCGACCCGGCGATCGCCCGCGTTGACTCGCGGCTGACCATGAAGCTTCTCAAATCACGCCGCTGA
- a CDS encoding NAD(P)/FAD-dependent oxidoreductase, with protein MDKFDVAIVGARCAGASLAIQLARQGLSVCLLDKARFPADKASTHLFTPSGTAVLERLGVLDDVVDAGAMPLRTVRLRSNDVAVATRPDPAVIGVMLGIRRETFDLILVEHAARAGVEIRTGCLVDGVLTDRGRVVGVETRGGSVYANLVVGADGQHSRMAEYVGAQEYLTTPGSYMPTWSFYEGATPPYDLVMGRVGEGNGIALPLDNGIYIAMMGTPMAKADAFLADRYANFDAALARWPEMAEAVTGATRRGPLRILRHWHGYFRTAAGPGWVLVGDAGRFKDPAPGQGMADAFRQSESLAARIAVGLGGGTIDDELRSWWQWRDADALEMYWAAATLGELTNPPAITDSAFRALGKSDAAVERVLEAILPRTVKPHGAVRLRDASRLAAYVAAAVVRHPSQLAPTIKAARWQVRQITRLALAHPGHWLGARRYRELPVLPPRRGVPDVFEPEFSVPEAG; from the coding sequence ATGGACAAGTTCGACGTGGCGATCGTCGGCGCACGATGTGCTGGTGCCTCGCTCGCCATTCAGCTGGCACGGCAGGGGCTCTCGGTGTGCTTGCTCGATAAGGCCCGATTCCCCGCGGACAAGGCTTCGACGCACCTTTTCACGCCCAGCGGCACAGCAGTTTTGGAGCGTTTGGGTGTGCTCGACGACGTCGTGGACGCAGGGGCGATGCCGCTGCGTACAGTGCGATTGCGCAGCAACGACGTGGCGGTGGCCACCCGGCCGGACCCTGCGGTCATCGGGGTGATGCTCGGCATTCGGCGCGAGACATTCGACCTGATTCTTGTCGAGCACGCCGCCCGCGCGGGTGTCGAGATTCGCACCGGATGCCTTGTCGACGGTGTTCTCACGGATAGGGGGCGGGTGGTCGGAGTTGAAACGCGAGGAGGATCGGTCTATGCGAACCTGGTGGTTGGTGCCGACGGGCAGCATTCTCGGATGGCCGAATACGTTGGGGCGCAGGAGTATTTGACTACACCGGGATCGTACATGCCTACGTGGTCTTTCTACGAGGGTGCGACCCCTCCGTATGACCTGGTGATGGGTCGAGTAGGGGAGGGGAACGGCATCGCGCTTCCGTTGGATAACGGCATCTACATCGCCATGATGGGTACACCGATGGCCAAGGCCGATGCCTTTCTGGCGGACCGTTACGCGAACTTCGATGCCGCGCTGGCACGTTGGCCCGAGATGGCCGAGGCGGTCACGGGGGCGACGCGGCGGGGGCCGTTGCGCATCCTGCGGCACTGGCACGGCTACTTCCGCACTGCGGCCGGACCTGGCTGGGTGCTCGTGGGGGATGCCGGTCGCTTCAAGGATCCCGCACCGGGGCAGGGCATGGCCGATGCGTTCCGCCAGAGTGAATCGCTGGCCGCCCGCATTGCGGTCGGTCTGGGTGGCGGCACCATCGATGACGAGCTGCGGAGTTGGTGGCAATGGCGCGACGCTGATGCGCTGGAAATGTATTGGGCTGCAGCGACCCTAGGCGAGTTGACTAATCCGCCCGCGATTACCGACTCCGCTTTCCGGGCGCTGGGAAAGAGCGATGCTGCCGTCGAGCGCGTACTGGAGGCGATCTTGCCGCGTACCGTCAAGCCGCACGGTGCCGTTCGTCTACGGGACGCGTCGCGGCTGGCTGCGTACGTCGCCGCAGCGGTTGTCAGACATCCGAGTCAGCTTGCGCCGACGATCAAGGCGGCGAGGTGGCAGGTACGTCAGATAACGCGACTTGCACTTGCCCATCCCGGGCATTGGCTCGGTGCGCGGCGATACCGGGAACTGCCCGTGTTACCACCGCGACGGGGCGTGCCGGATGTTTTCGAGCCCGAGTTCTCGGTGCCCGAAGCGGGATAA
- a CDS encoding TetR/AcrR family transcriptional regulator, translated as MEQPDARTRLLEATEQVLFEDGVAGLSIRRVTGLAGMNVNAVNYTFGSKDALLRALMMRIMEPALVERSRRLTEVAGTPGHRIEDLVEAFLGPQVRASPQQIALFVELGIKPRLGGDERFEPTREDIVQSGIGQMVTALIPLLPEVPLPVIAFRVETMLGMSLMHVLGRTHLAAKYGLAQGDGEQDLIDDIVSFFSHALAAPTELRPLPESEM; from the coding sequence GTGGAACAACCGGATGCCCGCACCAGGCTGCTAGAGGCCACCGAACAGGTGCTGTTCGAAGACGGAGTCGCGGGCCTGTCCATACGCCGGGTGACGGGCCTGGCCGGAATGAATGTCAATGCCGTCAATTACACCTTCGGGAGCAAGGACGCGCTCTTACGCGCGCTCATGATGCGGATCATGGAGCCGGCTTTGGTTGAGCGCAGTCGCCGGCTCACCGAGGTGGCCGGAACTCCGGGGCACAGAATCGAGGATCTTGTCGAGGCCTTCTTGGGGCCGCAGGTGCGTGCGAGTCCTCAACAGATCGCGCTGTTCGTCGAACTCGGGATCAAACCCCGGCTCGGCGGCGATGAGCGGTTCGAACCAACAAGGGAAGACATCGTCCAGTCGGGAATAGGCCAGATGGTCACCGCGCTGATCCCGCTACTCCCGGAGGTACCTTTGCCGGTGATCGCCTTTCGGGTAGAGACAATGTTGGGAATGTCCCTCATGCATGTGTTGGGCAGGACCCATCTCGCCGCCAAATATGGCCTGGCGCAAGGCGACGGAGAGCAGGATCTCATCGACGACATCGTCAGCTTCTTCTCTCACGCGCTAGCCGCACCGACGGAGTTGCGACCGTTGCCGGAATCTGAGATGTAG
- a CDS encoding branched-chain amino acid transporter permease: MPEPAYIAVALASAVVITFALRALPFAARNAIKNSELAADLGRWIPLGATAILAVYCLSTINLAGPSHGAGPIVGVVTTVGIHLWRRNAVLSIVVGTLACLIITNLN, from the coding sequence ATGCCTGAACCCGCTTACATCGCGGTGGCTTTGGCCTCGGCCGTGGTGATCACCTTCGCCTTGCGGGCTCTACCCTTCGCCGCGCGAAACGCCATCAAGAACAGCGAGCTGGCTGCCGACCTGGGACGCTGGATTCCACTGGGCGCCACCGCCATCCTTGCCGTGTATTGCCTTTCGACGATCAACCTGGCGGGACCGTCCCACGGCGCCGGGCCCATCGTCGGCGTTGTCACGACTGTGGGCATACATCTCTGGCGACGCAACGCGGTGCTCAGCATCGTGGTCGGCACCCTCGCCTGCCTGATCATCACCAACCTGAACTAA